The proteins below are encoded in one region of Buttiauxella gaviniae:
- the nagA gene encoding N-acetylglucosamine-6-phosphate deacetylase → MFALTHGRIYTGHEILDDHAVIIANGLIERVCPRSDLPAGIETRDVGGAIIAPGFIDVQLNGCGGVQFNDSADAVTVETLEIMQKANERSGCTSYLPTLITSSDELMKQGVKVMREYLAKYQHQALGLHLEGPWLNMVKKGTHNPSYVRKPDAELVDFLCQNADVITKVTLAPEMVAPEVISKLVASGIIVSAGHSNATVKEAKVGFRAGITFATHLFNAMPYITGREPGLAGAIFDEPDVYCGIIADGLHVDYANIRTAKKVKGDKLCLVTDATAPAGANIDEFIFAGKTIYYRDGLCVDENGTLSGSALTMIEGVRNLVEHAGIALDEVLRMATLYPARAMGVEQQLGTIAAGKVANLTTFTRDFKITKTFVNGNEVVTE, encoded by the coding sequence ATGTTTGCATTAACTCACGGTCGGATTTATACCGGCCATGAAATTCTTGATGATCACGCGGTTATTATCGCGAACGGCCTGATTGAACGCGTTTGCCCGCGCTCAGATCTCCCTGCGGGTATTGAGACTCGCGATGTGGGCGGAGCAATCATCGCCCCCGGTTTTATTGATGTGCAGCTCAACGGCTGTGGCGGCGTGCAGTTCAACGATTCCGCCGATGCGGTAACGGTTGAAACGCTGGAAATTATGCAGAAAGCCAATGAGCGCTCTGGCTGCACCAGCTATTTACCGACGCTAATCACCAGTAGCGATGAGCTGATGAAGCAAGGCGTAAAAGTGATGCGCGAATACCTGGCGAAGTATCAGCACCAGGCACTCGGTCTGCATCTTGAAGGCCCGTGGCTGAACATGGTGAAAAAAGGGACGCACAACCCAAGCTATGTGCGTAAACCTGATGCAGAACTGGTCGATTTCCTGTGCCAAAACGCAGATGTCATCACCAAAGTCACTCTGGCTCCAGAGATGGTCGCGCCAGAAGTGATCAGCAAACTGGTTGCCTCCGGCATTATCGTTTCTGCCGGGCACTCCAATGCCACCGTGAAAGAAGCCAAAGTAGGTTTCCGCGCGGGCATTACCTTCGCAACCCATCTTTTCAACGCGATGCCATACATTACTGGCCGTGAACCGGGTCTTGCAGGTGCAATTTTTGATGAGCCCGATGTTTACTGCGGTATCATTGCCGATGGTTTACATGTGGACTATGCCAATATTCGCACGGCGAAAAAGGTCAAGGGCGATAAACTTTGCCTCGTGACCGATGCAACCGCTCCGGCGGGGGCAAATATCGATGAGTTCATTTTCGCAGGAAAAACAATATACTACCGCGATGGTTTGTGTGTAGATGAGAACGGTACGCTGAGCGGTTCAGCCCTGACGATGATCGAAGGGGTACGAAACCTGGTAGAACATGCAGGTATCGCTTTAGATGAAGTCCTGCGTATGGCGACTCTCTACCCTGCCCGTGCGATGGGCGTAGAACAACAATTAGGTACAATCGCTGCAGGAAAAGTCGCCAACCTGACGACTTTTACTCGCGATTTTAAAATCACCAAGACCTTTGTTAATGGTAACGAGGTCGTAACTGAGTAA
- the nagB gene encoding glucosamine-6-phosphate deaminase: protein MRLIPLATPAQVGKWAARHIVKRINAFNPTADRPFVLGLPTGGTPLEAYKALVEMHKAGQVSFKNVVTFNMDEYVGLPKEHPESYHTFMHRNFFDHVDIPAENINLLNGNAEDVDAECRRYEEKIRSYGKIHLFMGGVGNDGHIAFNEPASSLASRTRIKTLTHDTRVANSRFFDGDVSQVPKYALTVGVGTLLDAEEVMILVLGHLKAQALQAAVEGNVNHMWTISCLQLHPKAVVVCDEPSTMELKVKTLKYFNELEAENIKDL from the coding sequence ATGAGACTGATTCCCCTGGCTACCCCAGCTCAAGTTGGCAAATGGGCAGCACGCCATATCGTTAAGCGTATCAATGCGTTTAACCCGACAGCAGATCGTCCGTTCGTGCTGGGCCTGCCAACAGGTGGTACGCCTCTTGAAGCGTATAAAGCGCTGGTAGAGATGCATAAAGCGGGCCAGGTCAGCTTTAAAAACGTCGTCACCTTTAATATGGATGAGTACGTTGGTCTGCCAAAAGAGCATCCAGAAAGCTACCACACTTTCATGCACCGTAACTTCTTTGATCACGTTGATATCCCAGCAGAAAATATCAACCTGCTGAACGGCAATGCCGAAGATGTTGACGCAGAATGCCGCCGTTATGAAGAAAAAATTCGTTCATACGGAAAAATTCACCTGTTTATGGGTGGCGTAGGCAACGACGGTCACATCGCATTCAACGAGCCTGCGTCTTCTCTGGCATCTCGTACCCGTATTAAAACCCTGACCCATGACACCCGTGTTGCAAACTCCCGTTTCTTTGATGGCGACGTTTCTCAAGTGCCAAAATATGCGTTGACTGTGGGCGTAGGCACGCTGCTTGATGCAGAAGAAGTGATGATTTTGGTTCTCGGCCATCTGAAAGCTCAGGCTCTGCAAGCGGCTGTAGAAGGTAACGTGAATCACATGTGGACCATTAGCTGTCTGCAACTGCACCCTAAAGCCGTGGTTGTTTGTGATGAACCGTCCACCATGGAACTCAAAGTGAAGACGCTGAAGTACTTCAATGAGCTCGAAGCTGAAAACATCAAAGATCTTTAA
- the nagE gene encoding N-acetylglucosamine-specific PTS transporter subunit IIBC: MSILGYMQKVGRALMVPVATLPAAAILMGVGYWIDPVSWGGDSALAALFIKSGAAIIDHMGVLFAIGVAYGMSKDKDGAAALTGFVGFLVLTTLCSPAAVSMIKHIPLDQVPLAFTKIENQFVGIMVGIISAELYNRFSSVELPRALSFFSGRRLVPILTSFVMIAVAFIMMFIWPIVFSGLVNFGEHIQKMGSIGAGVYAFFNRLLIPVGLHHALNSVFWFDVAGINDIPKFLGGAKSIAEGTGIVGITGRYQAGFFPIMMFGLPGAALAIYHCARPENKAKVLGIMMAGAFAAFFTGITEPLEFSFMFVAPVLYLIHAVLTGISVFIAASMHWIAGFGFSAGLVDMVLSSRNPLATHWWMLIPQGLVFFVIYYVVFRFTITKFNLLTPGRELAVAGDEADGQDVNVSANTNQDVSELARQYIAAVGGSANLTGIDACITRLRLGVKDSSLVNEALAKRLGATGVIRLNKTSVQIIVGFVAEKIANAMKTAGDVAPAPASAAAAAPVTAASKPQAVPNAVTIAALVSPVTGDVVALEQVPDEAFASKAVGDGVAVKPTEKTVVAPAAGTIVKIFNTNHAFCLETEKGAEIVVHMGIDTVALNGQGFTRLVEEGAEVVAGQPILEMDLDFLNANARSMISPVVCSNIDDYSGLVIQAKGSVVAGQTPLYEIKGK, from the coding sequence GTGAGTATTCTAGGTTATATGCAAAAGGTTGGCCGCGCGCTGATGGTGCCGGTAGCCACGCTACCAGCCGCAGCCATATTAATGGGTGTTGGTTACTGGATTGACCCGGTTAGCTGGGGTGGTGATAGCGCATTAGCTGCGTTATTCATCAAATCTGGTGCTGCAATCATTGACCATATGGGTGTGCTGTTCGCCATTGGTGTGGCTTACGGTATGTCCAAAGATAAAGATGGTGCTGCTGCACTAACCGGCTTTGTCGGTTTCCTGGTTTTGACCACACTTTGTTCGCCAGCCGCTGTTTCCATGATCAAGCATATTCCGCTGGATCAGGTTCCTTTGGCGTTCACTAAAATTGAAAACCAATTTGTGGGCATCATGGTGGGGATTATCTCCGCAGAGTTGTACAACCGCTTTAGCAGCGTCGAACTGCCAAGAGCGTTGTCCTTCTTTAGCGGCCGTCGCCTGGTTCCAATTCTGACCTCCTTTGTGATGATCGCGGTTGCCTTCATCATGATGTTCATCTGGCCAATCGTGTTTAGCGGCCTGGTGAACTTTGGTGAGCATATTCAGAAGATGGGTTCTATTGGCGCGGGCGTTTACGCGTTCTTCAACCGTCTGCTGATTCCAGTTGGTCTGCACCACGCGCTGAACTCTGTATTCTGGTTCGACGTTGCGGGTATCAACGATATTCCTAAATTCCTGGGCGGTGCTAAATCTATCGCTGAAGGAACGGGTATCGTGGGTATTACCGGTCGTTATCAGGCGGGCTTCTTCCCAATCATGATGTTCGGCCTGCCAGGTGCGGCACTTGCAATCTACCATTGCGCGCGCCCTGAAAATAAAGCCAAAGTACTGGGTATCATGATGGCGGGTGCGTTTGCTGCCTTCTTCACGGGTATCACCGAACCGTTGGAATTCTCCTTCATGTTCGTTGCTCCAGTTCTGTATCTGATTCACGCAGTGCTGACCGGTATCTCTGTATTTATCGCAGCAAGCATGCATTGGATTGCGGGCTTCGGCTTCAGCGCAGGTCTGGTGGATATGGTGCTTTCTTCCCGTAACCCGCTGGCAACACACTGGTGGATGCTTATCCCGCAGGGCCTCGTATTCTTCGTTATCTACTACGTCGTGTTCCGTTTCACTATCACCAAATTCAATCTGTTAACTCCAGGCCGTGAGCTGGCAGTTGCAGGGGATGAGGCTGATGGTCAGGACGTTAATGTTAGCGCTAATACTAATCAGGATGTTTCTGAGCTGGCTCGTCAGTACATTGCAGCGGTAGGGGGTTCTGCAAACCTGACCGGTATTGATGCATGTATCACTCGTCTGCGTCTGGGCGTAAAAGACTCTTCGCTGGTTAATGAAGCTCTGGCTAAACGCCTGGGTGCGACCGGTGTTATCCGTCTGAATAAAACCAGCGTGCAAATCATCGTCGGCTTTGTGGCTGAGAAAATTGCTAACGCAATGAAAACCGCGGGCGATGTTGCGCCGGCACCTGCAAGTGCTGCGGCTGCTGCACCGGTTACTGCGGCGTCAAAACCACAGGCTGTACCTAATGCCGTTACCATCGCTGCTCTGGTTTCTCCGGTCACGGGTGATGTAGTTGCACTGGAACAGGTTCCTGATGAAGCTTTTGCCAGCAAAGCAGTAGGTGATGGTGTGGCGGTTAAGCCAACCGAAAAAACGGTTGTCGCGCCAGCTGCCGGTACCATCGTAAAAATCTTTAATACTAACCACGCGTTCTGTCTTGAAACCGAAAAAGGTGCAGAGATCGTTGTCCACATGGGCATTGATACCGTCGCACTGAACGGTCAGGGCTTTACCCGCCTGGTAGAAGAGGGCGCTGAAGTGGTTGCAGGCCAGCCGATTCTGGAAATGGATCTTGATTTCCTGAACGCAAATGCCCGCTCCATGATTAGCCCGGTAGTTTGCAGCAATATCGACGACTACAGCGGTCTGGTTATCCAGGCGAAAGGTTCTGTCGTTGCAGGGCAAACTCCGCTGTACGAAATTAAAGGCAAATAA
- the glnS gene encoding glutamine--tRNA ligase yields MSEAEARPTNFIRQIIDEDLANGKHNSICTRFPPEPNGYLHIGHAKSICLNFGIAQDYQGQCNLRFDDTNPAKEDIEFVDSIKHDVEWLGFHWSGNVRYSSDYFDQLFNYAVELINKGLAYVDELTPEQIREYRGSLTAPGKNSPFRDRSVEENLALFEKMRNGEFAEGTACLRAKIDMASPFIVMRDPVIYRIKFAEHHQTGNKWCIYPMYDFTHCISDALEGITHSLCTLEFQDNRRLYDWVLDNITIPAHPRQYEFSRLNLEYAIMSKRKLNLLVTEKVVEGWDDPRMPTISGLRRRGYTAASIREFCKRIGVTKQDNTVEMASLESCIRDDLNENAPRAMAVLDPVKVIIENFPQGEVEMVTMPNHPNKPEMGSRQVPFSREIYIDRADFREEANKQYKRLVLGKEVRLRNAYVIKADRVEKDEAGNITVLHCSYDPDTLSKDPADGRKVKGVIHWVSAEHALPVEIRLYDRLFSVANPGAAEDFLATINPESLVIKQGFVEPSLQNAEKGKAYQFEREGYFCLDSRYATAEKLVFNRTVGLRDTWAKMGE; encoded by the coding sequence ATGAGTGAGGCAGAAGCCCGCCCAACTAACTTTATTCGCCAGATCATCGATGAAGATTTGGCCAATGGTAAGCACAACAGCATTTGCACCCGTTTTCCGCCAGAGCCAAATGGCTATCTGCATATCGGTCATGCTAAATCCATCTGTCTGAACTTTGGTATCGCCCAAGATTATCAAGGCCAGTGCAACCTGCGTTTCGATGACACCAACCCGGCAAAAGAAGACATCGAATTCGTCGATTCCATTAAGCATGACGTCGAATGGCTAGGTTTTCATTGGTCCGGCAACGTGCGCTACTCCTCCGATTATTTCGATCAGCTGTTCAACTATGCTGTAGAACTTATCAATAAAGGTCTGGCGTATGTTGATGAACTGACGCCTGAGCAGATCCGTGAATATCGTGGCTCCTTGACCGCGCCTGGCAAAAATAGCCCATTCCGCGATCGTAGCGTTGAAGAAAACCTCGCATTGTTCGAGAAGATGCGTAACGGTGAATTTGCCGAAGGAACCGCGTGCCTGCGTGCGAAAATCGATATGGCATCGCCATTTATCGTGATGCGCGATCCGGTTATTTATCGTATCAAGTTTGCCGAGCACCACCAGACTGGCAACAAGTGGTGCATCTACCCGATGTACGACTTCACCCACTGCATTTCCGATGCGCTGGAAGGCATTACGCACTCCCTGTGTACGCTGGAATTCCAGGACAACCGTCGTCTGTACGATTGGGTGCTGGATAACATCACCATTCCTGCGCATCCGCGTCAGTACGAATTCTCTCGCCTGAATCTCGAATACGCCATCATGTCCAAGCGTAAGCTGAACCTGCTGGTAACTGAGAAGGTGGTAGAGGGTTGGGATGACCCGCGTATGCCGACTATTTCTGGTCTGCGCCGTCGTGGTTATACCGCCGCTTCTATCCGTGAGTTCTGCAAGCGTATTGGTGTCACTAAGCAAGACAATACCGTTGAAATGGCCTCTCTGGAATCTTGTATTCGTGATGACCTGAACGAGAATGCGCCGCGTGCGATGGCGGTACTCGATCCGGTGAAAGTTATCATTGAAAACTTCCCGCAGGGTGAAGTTGAAATGGTGACCATGCCTAACCATCCGAACAAACCGGAGATGGGCAGCCGTCAGGTGCCGTTTAGCCGTGAAATTTACATCGACCGCGCTGACTTCCGTGAAGAAGCTAACAAACAGTACAAGCGCCTGGTGTTGGGTAAAGAAGTGCGCCTGCGCAATGCGTATGTGATTAAAGCCGATCGCGTAGAGAAAGATGAAGCAGGTAACATTACCGTGCTGCATTGCTCCTACGACCCGGACACATTAAGCAAAGACCCGGCAGACGGACGTAAAGTTAAAGGCGTTATTCATTGGGTCAGCGCGGAACACGCTCTGCCAGTTGAAATTCGTCTTTACGATCGTCTGTTCAGCGTGGCAAACCCAGGTGCTGCGGAAGATTTCCTTGCGACGATCAACCCGGAATCTCTGGTGATCAAGCAAGGTTTCGTTGAGCCTAGCCTGCAAAATGCTGAAAAAGGTAAAGCGTATCAGTTCGAGCGTGAAGGTTATTTCTGCCTTGATAGCCGTTATGCAACCGCTGAAAAACTGGTATTTAACCGTACAGTTGGTCTGCGTGATACCTGGGCGAAAATGGGCGAATAA
- the chiP gene encoding chitoporin ChiP produces MRTFSGKRSALALAIAGVTALSGLVVIPQASAAGFIDDSTLTGGVYYWQRERDRKDVTTDKYETNLAHSTWNANLDFQSGYAADMFGLDIAAFTAIEMAENGDSGHPNEIAFSSKNKAYDEDYSGDKSGISLYKAAAKFKYGPVWARAGYIQPTGQTLLAPHWSFMPGTYQGAEAGANFDYADAGALSFSYMWTNEYKSPWHLEMDKFYQNDKNTKVDYLHSVGAKYDFKNDLILEAAFGQAEGYVDQYFTKASYKFDIAGSPLTTSYQFYGTRDKVSDGSVNDLYDGTAWLQALTFGYRVGQVDLRLEGTMVKADGQQGYFLQRMTPTYASSNGRLDVWWDNRSDFNANGEKAVFAGAMYDLSNWNLAGWAVGASYVYAWDAKPSSKPTTDGFYDADRRLKESAYSLDAMYTVQDGRAKGTLFKLHFTQYDNHSDIPSWGGGYGNIFQDERDVKFIVIAPFTIF; encoded by the coding sequence ATGCGTACGTTTAGTGGCAAACGTAGTGCGCTGGCTCTTGCTATTGCAGGTGTCACGGCTCTTTCCGGACTGGTTGTAATCCCTCAGGCAAGTGCAGCAGGTTTTATTGATGACTCCACGCTGACCGGCGGTGTCTATTACTGGCAACGTGAGCGCGACCGTAAAGACGTTACAACGGATAAATACGAAACCAACCTCGCTCACTCCACATGGAACGCAAATCTGGACTTCCAGTCTGGTTATGCTGCGGACATGTTCGGTCTTGATATTGCGGCCTTTACTGCTATCGAAATGGCAGAAAATGGTGACAGCGGTCACCCAAACGAAATCGCATTCTCTTCAAAAAACAAAGCGTATGACGAAGACTATTCCGGCGATAAAAGCGGGATTAGCCTCTATAAAGCCGCTGCTAAATTCAAATATGGTCCAGTCTGGGCGCGTGCAGGTTACATCCAACCCACCGGTCAAACTCTGTTGGCTCCGCACTGGAGCTTCATGCCAGGCACCTATCAGGGCGCTGAAGCGGGTGCAAACTTTGACTATGCAGATGCGGGCGCATTGAGCTTCTCCTACATGTGGACTAACGAATATAAATCCCCATGGCACCTGGAGATGGACAAGTTCTATCAGAACGATAAAAACACCAAAGTCGATTACCTGCACTCTGTCGGCGCTAAATACGACTTCAAAAATGATTTGATCCTTGAAGCGGCCTTCGGCCAGGCTGAAGGTTATGTGGATCAATACTTCACCAAAGCCAGCTATAAATTTGACATTGCTGGTAGCCCGCTGACCACCAGCTATCAATTCTATGGAACGCGTGACAAAGTCTCTGATGGCAGCGTCAACGATCTGTACGACGGTACTGCATGGTTGCAGGCATTAACCTTCGGCTATCGAGTCGGCCAGGTCGACCTGCGTCTTGAAGGCACCATGGTTAAGGCAGACGGCCAGCAGGGCTACTTCCTGCAACGTATGACGCCAACTTATGCATCTTCTAACGGTCGTCTTGATGTGTGGTGGGATAACCGCTCTGACTTCAACGCCAACGGTGAAAAAGCGGTATTTGCAGGCGCAATGTATGACCTGAGCAACTGGAACCTCGCGGGTTGGGCGGTAGGTGCTTCTTATGTTTACGCATGGGATGCTAAACCAAGCTCTAAACCGACGACCGATGGCTTCTACGATGCGGATCGCCGTCTGAAAGAGTCTGCATACAGCCTTGATGCAATGTATACCGTTCAGGATGGTCGTGCGAAGGGAACCCTCTTCAAGTTGCACTTCACTCAGTACGACAACCACTCCGATATTCCAAGCTGGGGCGGGGGTTACGGCAACATCTTCCAGGATGAGCGCGACGTGAAATTTATCGTTATCGCCCCATTCACCATCTTCTGA
- the chiQ gene encoding ChiQ/YbfN family lipoprotein has product MKKIILVTVMALGLSACAQPKTAPEDSKLKAAYSACINTAEGNPDKVQACQSVLNVLAQEKQHQEFAKKETVRTLDYQNCIQATRTGNDQAVKAKCDKIWQEIRTNNQ; this is encoded by the coding sequence ATGAAAAAAATCATTTTAGTGACGGTGATGGCTTTAGGTTTGAGCGCCTGCGCACAACCGAAAACAGCGCCGGAAGATTCAAAGCTGAAAGCAGCTTACAGCGCGTGTATTAACACCGCCGAAGGTAATCCGGATAAAGTCCAGGCGTGCCAAAGCGTGCTCAATGTGCTGGCTCAGGAAAAACAGCATCAGGAATTTGCGAAGAAAGAGACGGTTCGCACCCTCGATTACCAGAATTGCATTCAGGCAACCCGCACGGGTAACGACCAGGCGGTCAAAGCCAAATGCGATAAAATCTGGCAAGAGATCCGTACCAACAACCAGTAG
- the fur gene encoding ferric iron uptake transcriptional regulator produces MTDNNTALKKAGLKVTLPRLKILEVLQGPVNHHVSAEDLYKRLIDMGEEIGLATVYRVLNQFDDAGIVTRHNFEGGKSVFELTQQHHHDHLICLDCGKVIEFSDDSIEARQREIASRHGIRLTNHSLYLYGHCAEGDCRTDEHAHEISEK; encoded by the coding sequence ATGACTGACAACAATACCGCATTAAAGAAGGCCGGCCTGAAAGTCACGCTTCCTCGATTAAAAATCTTAGAAGTGTTGCAGGGGCCGGTGAATCATCACGTCAGTGCGGAAGACTTATATAAGCGTCTGATTGATATGGGTGAAGAGATTGGTCTCGCCACCGTTTATCGCGTATTAAACCAGTTTGATGATGCAGGCATTGTGACCCGTCATAATTTCGAAGGCGGTAAATCCGTGTTCGAACTGACGCAACAGCATCACCATGACCACTTAATCTGCCTGGACTGCGGCAAAGTTATTGAATTCAGTGATGATTCAATCGAAGCGCGCCAGCGTGAGATTGCATCTCGTCATGGCATTCGTCTGACGAACCACAGCCTGTACCTTTATGGTCACTGCGCTGAAGGTGATTGCCGTACAGACGAGCACGCACACGAAATCAGCGAAAAGTAA
- the fldA gene encoding flavodoxin FldA — protein MAIVGIFFGSDTGNTENIAKMIQKQLGKDVAEVHDIAKSSKEDLEGFDILLLGIPTWYYGEAQCDWDDFFPTLEEVDFNGKLVALFGCGDQEDYAEYFCDALGTIRDIIEPRGAAIVGHWPTAGYHFEASKGLADDDHFVGLAIDEDRQPELTAERVQKWVNQVSEELNLADILSA, from the coding sequence ATGGCAATCGTAGGCATTTTTTTCGGCAGCGACACCGGTAATACCGAAAATATCGCGAAAATGATTCAAAAACAGCTCGGTAAGGACGTTGCTGAGGTGCATGACATTGCTAAGAGCAGCAAAGAAGACCTGGAAGGCTTCGATATTCTGCTTCTCGGCATTCCAACGTGGTATTACGGCGAAGCGCAATGCGACTGGGATGATTTCTTCCCGACGCTGGAAGAAGTTGATTTCAATGGCAAACTGGTTGCGCTGTTCGGCTGTGGCGACCAGGAAGACTACGCAGAATATTTCTGTGACGCATTAGGTACTATTCGCGACATTATCGAACCGCGCGGTGCGGCGATTGTGGGCCACTGGCCAACAGCAGGTTACCATTTCGAAGCGTCTAAAGGCCTGGCAGATGACGATCACTTTGTTGGCCTGGCTATCGACGAAGATCGCCAACCTGAGCTTACCGCAGAGCGCGTTCAGAAATGGGTTAACCAGGTTTCTGAAGAACTGAATCTGGCTGATATCCTCAGCGCTTAA
- the ybfE gene encoding LexA regulated protein, giving the protein MAKEQTDRTTLDLFADERRPGRPKTNPLTRDEQLRINKRNQLKRDKVRGLKRVELKLNNEAVEALNQLAEARNISRSELIEEILLEQLKQHLS; this is encoded by the coding sequence ATGGCAAAAGAACAAACGGACCGTACTACATTAGATCTGTTCGCGGACGAGCGTCGCCCGGGGCGACCAAAAACCAATCCGCTAACGCGTGATGAGCAGTTGCGTATCAACAAACGCAATCAACTCAAGCGCGATAAAGTACGCGGCCTGAAGCGAGTGGAGTTAAAGCTCAACAATGAGGCGGTAGAGGCTCTTAATCAGTTGGCTGAAGCGCGCAATATCAGCCGCAGTGAACTGATTGAAGAGATACTGCTCGAACAACTGAAGCAACATCTTAGTTAG
- the ybfF gene encoding esterase, with amino-acid sequence MKLNARLQTAQQSTSNSPIVLIHGLFGSLDNLGVLARDLGQNHTLLQIDLRNHGLSPRSPEMNYAAMAQDVVETLDEYGVEKAIIIGHSMGGKVAMALTAIAPQRIDKLVLIDIAPVDYQVRRHDEIFAAINAVSAEKITTRQQAAKVMREYLNEEGVIQFLLKSFTDGEWKFNVPVLWEQYENIVGWKKIPAWNEPALFIRGGTSPYVDESHRSELLSQFPQARAHVVAGAGHWVHAEKPDAVLRAIHRFIDLTAAN; translated from the coding sequence ATGAAATTGAATGCTCGCCTGCAAACTGCGCAACAATCGACTAGTAATTCCCCCATCGTACTTATTCACGGTCTTTTTGGTAGCCTGGATAATCTTGGCGTGCTGGCCCGTGACCTTGGGCAAAATCACACGCTGCTGCAAATTGATCTTCGCAACCACGGTTTATCACCACGTAGCCCAGAGATGAACTACGCCGCCATGGCGCAGGACGTAGTGGAAACGCTCGATGAATATGGCGTTGAGAAAGCGATTATCATCGGTCATTCGATGGGCGGCAAAGTGGCGATGGCGCTGACCGCGATTGCACCGCAGCGCATCGATAAATTAGTGCTCATTGATATTGCGCCGGTGGATTATCAGGTTCGCCGCCATGACGAGATTTTTGCGGCAATTAATGCGGTTAGTGCCGAGAAAATCACAACGCGTCAGCAGGCCGCGAAAGTGATGCGTGAATACCTTAATGAAGAAGGTGTGATTCAGTTCCTGCTGAAATCTTTTACCGATGGTGAATGGAAATTTAATGTGCCGGTGTTGTGGGAGCAGTACGAAAATATTGTCGGCTGGAAAAAAATTCCGGCGTGGAACGAACCGGCACTGTTTATACGCGGTGGCACCTCGCCTTATGTGGATGAATCACACCGTAGCGAACTGCTTTCGCAGTTCCCGCAGGCGCGTGCACATGTGGTTGCCGGAGCCGGGCATTGGGTCCATGCCGAAAAACCTGATGCTGTTTTGCGCGCAATCCATCGTTTTATCGACCTAACAGCCGCAAACTGA
- the seqA gene encoding replication initiation negative regulator SeqA, translated as MKTIEVDDELYRYIASHTQHIGESASDILRRMLKFTAGQTPATPATTGQAAQVVAAPEAKPVNKARDRVRAVRELLLSDEYAEQKKAVNRFMMVLSTLYTLDAHAFGEATESLHGRTRVYFAGNEQTLLANGNQTKPKHVPGTPYWVITNTNTGRKCSMIEHIMQSMQFPAELIEKVCGTI; from the coding sequence ATGAAAACAATTGAAGTTGATGACGAGCTCTATCGCTATATTGCCAGCCACACGCAGCACATTGGTGAGAGCGCGTCCGACATTTTACGGCGCATGTTGAAATTTACCGCCGGCCAAACGCCTGCTACACCAGCAACGACCGGCCAGGCAGCACAAGTTGTCGCCGCTCCGGAAGCCAAACCCGTAAACAAAGCACGCGATCGTGTTCGCGCGGTGCGTGAACTGCTGCTTTCCGATGAATATGCAGAACAAAAGAAAGCTGTTAACCGTTTCATGATGGTGCTTTCTACGCTGTATACCCTCGATGCTCATGCTTTTGGTGAAGCGACCGAATCGCTGCATGGTCGCACCCGCGTCTATTTTGCCGGTAACGAGCAAACGCTCCTTGCTAACGGCAACCAGACTAAACCTAAGCATGTTCCAGGCACGCCATACTGGGTCATTACTAATACCAATACGGGTCGTAAATGCAGCATGATCGAACACATCATGCAATCAATGCAGTTCCCGGCGGAATTGATTGAAAAGGTTTGCGGCACAATCTAA